From Alloacidobacterium dinghuense:
CAGGAAGATGCAGAAGCTGATACCCCAGATACCAGTAACGGATGCGATCTGCAGAATGGGCAGAAAATTCATCTGTGAATAGCTGATATTGCCGAAGGTTCCGTGGACGGAAGTAACCGCAATCAGATATTCACACGAGACCCAGAACGCAGGGACGATGAGCACAGCCTGCCACAGTTTTCCTCGAACGATGCGACTGCGGAAGAGCAGGACTGCAATGGCGAAGAGGCACGCGGTCGCCAGGAGAATACATACGACGAGCAGAGTTGGCAACACGGTCCGGGAGTAGCTCCATTCATTCAATCCGCCCAACGCATATGCTGCAACAGCAAGAAGGAATGCATCTGCGGCTGATACGCGCGGCGCAATCCAAAGCACAGGAATGGCGGCAAGCCATGTAAATAGCCAGACAGGCGCAAGTCCGGTTCCAAGAAAGAAAAGGGCGGCTGAGGTTGCGAGGCAAAGAACGACAAGGGCGGAATTACTAAGCTTTAAGGCCATGAATCAATCTCCTGAGCGAACGGCGTACCAGCGCGCGAAACTCCGCTTCCGAAAGATGAAAACGCCCTCCCCGGTAAAGGGTGACGTAGCCATGAGCGTGCGCCCACAACTCGAGCGCAATTTCCCACACATCATCGCGCTTTAGAAGTCCCGACTCCATGGCCTGCGCCACGAGATCGGCAATCGGATTGAGAGTAGGCGAACGCCGCGCGCGAAAATCATCGGGATAGCGACGCGCGTTTGGACGCGGTTGCGAAAATACGTAGTCGAAAATGCGGGGACAGTCGAAGGCGTAACTGATGTAGGAATCCATGCTGCCAAGCAGGCGCGATTCGACAGATCCACGCAGCGGGCGCGCCTGCATGTATCCCAGGAATTTTTCAAACTCCCGATCCACAACAAAATCGAGCAGCGCTTCCCGCTTGGGAAAGTGATGATAGATAGCCATCGGCGTAATGCCGACAGCCTGGGCTACTCTCCGCATGCTCACAGCGTCTTCGCCTTCGCGCTCAAGAATCCTGAGCGCCTCTTCTGCAATGCGATCTGAAGTCGCTGCTGCTTTCATAGCTATACACTGTATAGCAAACACCTATACGGCGTATAGCTACGTTATTATTTTTCTTGGGCTGAAATCGGGCCAATGAAACGCCACGCGCGTTTGACCATTGGCAGCATTCGTTCGTATCATTAGAAGTGGTTTTACTTCAGCGGTTTCCCACCTGAAAACCGGCGGCGTAGCTCAGATGGTTAGAGCGACGGACTCATAACCCGTAGGTCGGTAGTTCGATTCTACCCGCCGCCACCAGCAGTCTTCTAAAGTCTCGATTCTTCTCAAATAGCTTTTCGCGTTCATTATTCTGGCTCAGGGAGAACGTCTATGAATGCCGCTGTCGTCCACGCTTTCGATGCTCCGCCACGCTACACGACCTTTGCCGACCCCGTTGCGGGAGACGGTGACGTAATCGTGAAAGTCGCGGCCGCTGGTCTGCACCCAATCGTGCGGGCGCTAGCCAATGGGACTCACTACGGCAGCTCGGGAGAACTATCATTTATCCCTGGAGTCGATGGTGCGGGCCGACTCGAAGATGGCACGCGCGTTTACTTCGGCACAACCAAACCACGCTACGGTACTTTTGCAGAAAAAGCTGCTGCTGCGAAGTGGATGTGCATTCCGCTGCCGGATGGTCTGGACGAGGTAACCGCCGC
This genomic window contains:
- a CDS encoding TetR/AcrR family transcriptional regulator translates to MKAAATSDRIAEEALRILEREGEDAVSMRRVAQAVGITPMAIYHHFPKREALLDFVVDREFEKFLGYMQARPLRGSVESRLLGSMDSYISYAFDCPRIFDYVFSQPRPNARRYPDDFRARRSPTLNPIADLVAQAMESGLLKRDDVWEIALELWAHAHGYVTLYRGGRFHLSEAEFRALVRRSLRRLIHGLKA